The following is a genomic window from Chryseobacterium ginsenosidimutans.
CGTGAAAAAGAAGGTCATGAAGTGGTAGAAGAAATTGTAGAAGACGAAAAAAGTGCTGAAGAAATAGAAAAAGCAAAGGTAAAATCGGCAATTACTACAGATTTTATTTTATCGATTGAGATTGTAATTATTGCTTTGGGAACAGTATTAGAAGAAAATCATCCTTTTATTACTCAGATTTTGGTGACGAGTTTGGTCGCATTTATTGCTACTGTAGGAGTTTACGGGATTGTTGCCCTGATTGTAAGAATGGACGATGCAGGTTTCAAATTAATCAAAAAAAGCAATGACAAAGGATTCTTTGGAAAACTTGGGCATTTATTGGTGAAGGCTTTACCAATTGTCATTAAGGCGTTGGGAGTTATTGGTACAATCGCTTTAATTATGGTTGCAGGCGGTATTTTTGCCCATAGAATAGACTATTTTCATCATATTTTGCCATCTTGGTCTTCCAATGAAGTTCTTACTATTTTAAAAGAAATTATTCTTGGACTTGCCGGAGGATTGCTGGCAGTTGCTCTTTTCACTATGGGAAAAGGAGCGGTTTCTTTAGTGAAACGTAAATAATTTAGTTTAAATTTGAAAATATATAAAGCTTATGAATTCGATCATAAGCTTTTTTAATGCTTTATGAGAAGTTTATCCATTGATCTGCTAAAAATTGTACTGGCATTTTTTGTCGTTTGCTTGCACATGCACGTGTTGCGGGATTCTAATCCGTCGCTGAGCTATGTTTTGGTCAACGGATTGTTCAGGATTGGAGTTCCTGTTTTCTTGATTATTTCGGGTTACTTTTTTTATTTTGTGGATAATATTCAAAGATTAAAAAAATGGTCTTTCAGAATACTTTTACTGTACATCATTTGGTCACTTGTTTATTTTCCGCTGTGGAAAGAAGACGACAGTTATTTCTTGAATATTCTGTTCGGATATCATCATTTGTGGTATTTGATCGGGACTTTTTTTTCAGGTTTGCTGTTATTTAGCTTAAGAAATATTTCTCCTAAAATATTGATTTCAATTATTTTATTTTTTTTCTGTTGCGGATACACTATCCAATTCTTAGGGAATTCTCATTATTTCAATGGCGAAATTGATGCTACATTAAATTTGTTCCCGACGTACAGAAACTTTTTGTTTGTATGTTTTCCCTTTTTGGGAATCGGTTTTTTAATTAAAAAATTAGAAATCGATGTCAAACGGAAACCTTCTCTTTTACTCGTTCTTACTTCTGTTTTTCTTGTAATTTTTGAAGCTTTTCTGAATTATAAAATTTTAAAATTAAGCCAGAAAGAAAGCATTGATTTATTATTTTCATTATTAATTGCCTGTCCGTTGTTGTTTTTGTACTGTAAAAATATTAGTATAAAGACAGATTCAAAAATTCTGGCAAGCTTCTCAACCGCAATCTATCTCATTCATCCATTAGTAATGGAGTTCGTTTACAAATCAACATATATTACCTCTTTTCAGGATGTAATTTTTACATTGATTTTATTGATAATAAGTTTAATTTTGGTTTTGTTGAATAGAAAAGTGAAATATTTACTATGATTTTAATGATTGTCGATTGAAAGATTATTCATAAATGCCAATTTTAGGTGTCTTGCATCAACGAACTCCGAATAGTTGAGATCAATCTCTTGTTCTGTTTTTAACTTTTCATAAAAGCTAACAATTTTCTTATTATGACCGGAATTTTTAATGAAATTATTAAAAAATATTTCAGAAGTTTCTTTATCTGAACAGCACAATAAAAAATCGATCGGACCTAAAGAATCTTCAGCGTATTTATTGAATTTTGTCCCGTTATTTTTAAGAACTTCAATGGCATTTTCTTTCGAATTAAACAGCTCAAAGATCGGCAGCACATATTTTTGGATGTTACCTGCAATTTCATTTACCGATCTTTCAAAACTCAATCCAGCGACGTTCCATTTTTTCCATGTATTATGAGGTGTAGTATAGCCGAGGTGACTTCCGTAAATTAATCCGTTGCTAAACTCATTTTTTGTATGCTCAATTTGCCATTTTTTTAAGTCTTTGGAATAAATAGCAATATTTGGAGTAATCATAATATGAGATGGGGCATTCATGTAACTGCTCTCAAAAGTTATCTCAAAGAACATATCTTTATCTGGCGAGTTTTTTTTAAGTCTTTGTCCTTTTTTATAAATTTCAAAACCGTCAAGTTGAGCCGCTATTACATTACAGGCGTCTAAAAATATCGTTTTTGTATCCATTAAATTGTAATTTTTAGGAGTGGAAGCAAATATAAATTAAAATTAATGGATACAAAAAAAGAGACTTTGAAAAAAGCCTCTTTTAATATTTTAGTTGAATAAATCTTTTACTTTATCAAAGAAAGTTTTTTCTTTTCCGGAAGGTTCTGCAACCATTTCTCCACTTGCCATTTGCTTTTCGAAGAAATCTTTTTGATCCTTGGTAAGTTTTTGCGGTGTCCAGACATTAATATGAATAAACATGTCACCTTTACCGTAGCTGTCAATACTTGGAAGACCTTTTCC
Proteins encoded in this region:
- a CDS encoding DUF808 family protein; this encodes MASGFFAILDDIAALMDDVAVTSKIATQKTAGILGDDLAVNAEKATGFLSSREIPVLWAITKGSFVNKLIILPIVFLLNWLYAPAINYVLILGGLYLAFEGVEKIIEFLFHREKEGHEVVEEIVEDEKSAEEIEKAKVKSAITTDFILSIEIVIIALGTVLEENHPFITQILVTSLVAFIATVGVYGIVALIVRMDDAGFKLIKKSNDKGFFGKLGHLLVKALPIVIKALGVIGTIALIMVAGGIFAHRIDYFHHILPSWSSNEVLTILKEIILGLAGGLLAVALFTMGKGAVSLVKRK
- a CDS encoding acyltransferase family protein produces the protein MRSLSIDLLKIVLAFFVVCLHMHVLRDSNPSLSYVLVNGLFRIGVPVFLIISGYFFYFVDNIQRLKKWSFRILLLYIIWSLVYFPLWKEDDSYFLNILFGYHHLWYLIGTFFSGLLLFSLRNISPKILISIILFFFCCGYTIQFLGNSHYFNGEIDATLNLFPTYRNFLFVCFPFLGIGFLIKKLEIDVKRKPSLLLVLTSVFLVIFEAFLNYKILKLSQKESIDLLFSLLIACPLLFLYCKNISIKTDSKILASFSTAIYLIHPLVMEFVYKSTYITSFQDVIFTLILLIISLILVLLNRKVKYLL